The nucleotide sequence TGGAAAAGGTTGAGCTTCACCAGAAGAGAAAGACGCACAAACCACAGCTGTAGAGAGAAAATAACGAATTTATTctacaatttgtctcctccgcatcaccctagcGTCATTTTGGAGAGTATACACTGAACGTGAACAGCGAAAgcttttctgtgtcagctgcaccacaCGGATACCTTGTTTTCACTGtgtttgtgaaaatgtgtttgtcagGAGTGTTTTAGAAATGCAATGATGAGGaaacaatcataaaaacaatgttatattAGCAAATCACCTctgcatgattaatttaaatccTCTCCTCCCATAAACGTGGCATCTGAAAgtgaaactcctacaaatgcatatcaGCCACAACAATAACAGTGCTAATGTTTCAGTGTGTCTTTAGTAGCTCCTGACACGAGCTGAATCTGGCCCCAGTGTGCTTCTGCTCACCTGCAGGGAGTCAGTGGTGTGGCTGGTGGGCTGGCCGCTCTTGCCGTAGCCCTGACCGTGAGCCGTCAGCAGTCTGCCCGTCAGGTCCACGGCCGCCCTCCAGTTCTTCGTGCTCTGTGAGAGGAGATGAAGACATTAAACACAGGAGGCGGCACTCGAGCATTTAAATGACGCTGCCTTTTATTACGACAAGACTTCCACTTAAAAACCTTCAAAATGAGCATCGAAATGGAACGAAGATCAACTGCGATACAAACAGGCGACTGACATATCAGGCTTGTTCACAGCAAAGTTTCACTCACATGTGGCATAGATCTGTTTTTTAGATGTCAGCAGCAGCTACATTTACATATACCCCAGTAGTCTGCTTTATTCATAATGATGACTCGATTGAAAAGTCTTCATGTTAACACCTCAATCGATTTCGATTGATTTAGATCTAAATGAAATTTCGATCGGACTGAAAGGGGTTCAAAAATAACTAGCTCATTGCACATAAATGAGACACGACAAGAGATTCAGCCAAAAGGCAGACTATATTTAAGTAAGCGTAGTGCTATATTTAGGGACCAATtcacactattaactagttgcataTTACTAGTattttagctgtttattagtagttaTAAAGCCCATATTAATGGCTTATTATGCATGAACATATTTTGGATCCCTTGAACTCTACCCCATACGCaaacataacaactaccttactaactatgaATAAGAAGCAAAGTatgagtttgaggcaaaagtcgtagttaatagtgagaattggaccttaataGTGATCTTAGTTTCTTACAGGAAACAGTCACAGATGCACTAATCTATGCTAATTATACAGCTGATGTAACATATTTCCATAACTCtataaaacttgaaaaaataaaaaaaataaaaataataataataatacaatctaGGATCTTTACTCAGTGCATGCCATTGTAAAGACCAAGTCTGTAAACCGTGCATCGACAAAGTTATTTTATCTTGTAAATCTGCttatcaacagtttttttttaaaaactactgggtggaaaataaaattagaaaaaaaaataaataaataaaataaaggcagaAGTTACTATTTAATGACAACTTAACAAAGGATTAatcttctaattaaaaaaaaaaattaaattatagatttttgggggtaaaaaaaaaagttagctaaTTGATCTTAATCGAAATTCAGCGTTTGACCTCATGTAGCTTGTTGGTAATTTGGCTCATGGAGGTGTGCATGTCCCTTAGATGGGATGCTGTCTGTTAGCACTGTTTTTCCATCTGTGTTCATTTCTCATCCTGAGCTGAGTCTCTCTTCTGCATTTTCATCGCCCCATAACCTCCTTTCACTTCTGCTtgccttcttttctctctctctctctctctctctctctctctctctctctctagccagAGACCCCAGAGCCTCTAAATCTTCATTAGAGCGGCAAATGAAGCCGAAAACCACTGGCAGGAAAATGGGCAAAAGCAGCAGCCACCACTGAGATAAAACATAAGAGAAGTCAATGACAGGGGAAAATGAGGGTCCTTCCTGATGTGATGtactgcacactcacacacaactccaacacacacacacacaccacacacacacacacacacacaaacacacacacacacacacacacacacacacacacacacacacacacacacacacacacacacacacattctgcttTTTTAAAGAGACACAAAAATCACCAATGTATTAATGGCCTTTTTATTGACTTAATTCTAAATATGTGACTGCAGTTATTCATAGTTACTGAGCTGAAAGTGCTACAGAAACCCTGTTTGTCACGGTTTGGTTGTGGAAGGAAAGGGAGTTAAAGTGAGAGGATCTATTTGCATCTTTTTATCACAAAAACACAGGAAGATAATGCATTTTTACTGTACTGTCCAGATTGTTGTATTTATTGTCTAAGGATCAGTGCTGTCAGTGTAAACACACCTCGAGTCCAAGACACATTTCCCCTTTTCAATTTGGCAACAAATCAAACTAAGTTAACACAGGAATCAATGGGAAGACttcaaagtgaaattaaaattgttttgagcTTGAACATCAGTAGTTCAGAATTAAGAATGGCTTTCAAACTCTACTTAAATTATAGAAAAAAGCCTACATACAAAATGAAAGCAtcacatttaatttcaataaacatGTACTCATTTGTAGAGTATTAATTCAATACAGTGTAGCAGTAATGAACTGGCTGATGTACTCATAAAATCTGATTATTTGAACAGTTATATGCTTTCACAGCTTGCCTTCTCATCAACACATCAGATATTTAATGAATTGTTATTAAAATCAAGCAAGAAATGAAGTAACGAAGTCAGTCTTCATCctgaaccatttaaaaaaaaaactaattttgaagttgtaaataaaacaaataaaagattattggagtatgctttacaagaaaataccattagAGTCTTTCTaacttcatgtttaattcaatgaaaCTTACCATTTCATTGcgattactaaaaaaaaaaaaaaccttgcaattagcaatttctgagtgaaaatgtaaGTCAATcctaaaccttttttttcccttcagtttAGCCTCAGTTAAATCATTAATTGAAGTGAACATTAGATTagtcttatttataaatatttggcaACTGATTTTTGTATCTGATAATATTGGTAAGGAGAAGCATACAAAAACAGAAGGAGCAGgagatgcacacaaacacaggtcAAAACCTTCAAGAGATTAATCCACAATGTTGCACTTTGCAGCCAGTTTAAATGAATTAACAGTAAACCGGGATGTAACTTCACCCTGGATGTAAGTCTGGTCACATTTAAACTGGCAGCCTTCAATCTTTAAGTGACTGTTTCAATGTAAATGCAATCTTATCTTGTTTTCAAATCCATCCATCTCGCTATCTAAACCGAACCTCTAAATGAAGCAAGAGATTCAGTCCTCTGTCGGCATAAAAATAAGCTGGAGGatggttgatttttattttatggagaTGGAGTGGGGGTGGTGATGGTGGAGGGGGAAAATATAATCGCTGGAACCCCGTACGGAGCAGACAAGAGCCGGATCAGAAGAAGCAGAGAATAAAAGAGAAATGAGCAGACAAGCGGAAACAAAGGCTGCTGAGAGCTCGGCCTTCTGCAGAATGAGTGATTTTCTCAGGTTCAGGTGAGCGGCACGTGCTGTGTTTGAGACTCTCCTCtctgtacagacacacacatgtctTCTCTCTGGGGACGACAGATCCCGCTCCCAGAccatacataaacaaatatacaaatatatataaacaataaaaagaaaagagaactATATCCACAAGCCCCATGGTAATTGTTATTAAACACAACTTCCCAAAATATCTGAGGCTTTTCCATTGCACAGTGCAAAATTAGTCAAAAGTTATCTgtcacttatacacacacacacacacgttgggtttccatgttttatggggactctccataggtctattggtttttctactgtacaaactgtatctTCTATCCCCTTCACACAAaactacagaaagaaaaaaacattctgtatgatttataagcttcccacatgtggacaaaaaaaaaaaaaaagaaaaaaaaaaaagaaaatgcgcCACAAGGTCAagatttactggtattactatccttgtggggacatttggtccccataatgtagggAACACCcaccccacacaaacacaaacaggccagaatttaagaatttattttacatatttgaattgcatatagtaacactttagtttagggaccagttctaactattaactaggtgcttattagcatgcatattattaacatattggctgtttattagcacttataaagcacacattccACATCCCTAATCCTGCCCAATGAGTTTTGCTTGACGAGTTTAGTTTTCAGGCCATATTTCCTATTAAAACAGAAAGTTTGGATGGGCCATgtcaatatttataattaactGCAAATGATTAAGTCAAATGTTTCTTTGTCAGTTTGATTTCTGTTGCTCGAGCAGGAATGCATGACACCATCAACACCACgttcatgggtttgattcccagagaatgcatgaactaatCAATATACACTCTGATTATCTTTAGGTAAATTTGTATGAAAAATTCttgaatgtgaatgtatttttttgtattttttaggtGAATTGAGTGTGATGGCTTTGATATATTCAGTGTATAGATCTTCTGAGTGTTTCTCTGCTCCAGAGCTTTGTGATCTGGTCTGTGAAGTCCAGGATCTGGGGATTAGAGCTCAAGCTTCCAcaggcttcacacacacacacacgcagtgtcTCCTTGTCATTCGGTGAAGGACGTGGGCACAGCGGGCAAGGCTGTGCATCTCAGGCCTGTCTGTGTGTTCAGAGGTAGATCAGTGAGGCAGTAGTTTTGGGCCCCTAGAGCTCCAGCTGACACGATacagcactgcacacacacacactctcagacagaGATGGCCAATACTATGCGATATACCATGTTTATGGATGATATATTGAATATTcctgatatatactgtatgtgtgtgtgatgattttGCTAGTGATACAAAATCAAGCAACATCAGCATGTTAACATGCACCCAAATAACCCATTTATTATCAGAACGGTGGCTCAATCGAACTGAAAAACCTTTCTGTAAACACCTCAATTAATCCGAATGAGTTCAATCAGAATGAAATGGATTGGATTGGAAGGAGTGGTGTAGAATTTAAATAATCAGATTTAACAGAAAACGAAAGCACTTAAATGCTtgaatgtgactttttttctcaatagAGTGCTGCAGCCATAACGTATTTTTGGAAACAACTTCTCTTTAATATTTCTGGTTCtgtgtttagctttttacttctccCAGtcttatttaggcttcaaaattcacaagttgtgttcatttgtgaagatcaTATTGGACATGTAAGAATCATACACTTTTGTTGGTCACACAGAGTTTATGTTCTGCAATCATcgaaaagccaatggaaaaatcctattgggtttttgttgAGAGGATTCAATtcaaataactatattgtgagtGACTATTCTATATTTTGCTTGTCCTACAATAGTCTCAGAGAAACTAGAAGCTACTTTGCCAACTAATGGCTGGAATACATTACACCTGCACCAATTTCCAGTTCGGGGCAAATCAATGCTAGTTAGCTTGGACAGTCATGAAACTCAAAAAGAAATGAAGATAGTGGGCAAATACAAAAAGTGAAGCTTTGCCATAAATGCCCCTCACCTCCAACTTAAAATATCCCAGCCATAACACAAAAAAGACAGCGAACACGTGCCTGTCTGTGCTTAAATGAGTCAATAAATATGATGTGCTACTCACGATCAGACGCTTGAGACCGAGGGAGTTCTGCTCCACTGAGTTGGCTGAGAGCACCTGTCTCTTCATAGCGGCCTGCTCGCCCAAAAAGCGCTGCATGAGATCTTTCACCACATCGCCCTGTAAATCAGAGAGCTTCAGTTTCTGCTTCACTCACTGTTACACAGACTTAAAAAACCAAGAGCAATGAAAAGTGACTATAGTCTCTGGTTTATTCACTTTATCTTAGTTAACTAAACATAGTTTATTTACTAAATATGTTATTAACTGCAAGTTAAAGACCTGAAAGATtgattaaaatagtaatattataatataatcatttttctatgttaatatattgtaaaatgtaactgaTTGCTGTgaagcattactccagtcttcagtgtcacatgatcttcagaaatcattctaatatgctgatttactgctcaagaaacatttctgattattatcaatgttacatATGAACATGAAGAGTTAtgctgacaaatatttttgtggaaaccatgatatttttatttttcaggaatctttgattaacagaaagttcaaaagaacagcatttatttgaaatacaaatattttgtaacattacaaaaatgtCTATCCTgccatgtttgatcaatttaattcatcctccCTGAATAAAATCATCAATTTCTTGAAGAATGGTAGCGGCTGACATATTTCCTACTAAAACAGAAAGCTAGAAAACATTAGTTATGTTAGACAGCATATCAGCCTAACAGGCATATAATGGACATGGACTACAAGGCTCAAAACTCTCAAGTggtctttaaaggaacagttcaccttaaataaataaataaatcacatattatATGCTCATTTTGCACCAAGcatgctttttaaattaattaatttatttatttttatttgaaacccAAAAATTTGTTTAAAGAAACGTTATGCAGCATATTCCAtgttaaatagaatttttttttttttttttttttatcagtactaCATGACtagagaaaacagacaaaaagtgCTTTGCTATAAAGCTAAATCCGTCACCCACAATGCACTGCGCTCTTTCCAACTGTCTGAGGGCAGAGATACAAAAATACGATCTCTAGTTTTCACAAAAGCCCTGGGCTGGGGTGTCAGAAAGTCACCGGGTGATGTATTTTACACCATCTGCTctgttaaaaacaatgtttttaaaatgcggttctgcagtgatgccacagaatAACCATTTCGGGCTCCTCAAAGGACCTTTCATTGAGGAGTTCttgaaagaaccattttttcttagtgtgaaggaCCTTTTAATCATCTAAAGGACCATTTCCATGGATGCCAAAGGTTCTTCTTGGATATACAGACTGTTCATTTCTATACACTACTGACACGCAATACAAAGCCTGTTAAAGACAGCCTTTCATAATGAGACtaaattcatttttgggtcattTGAAATTTGGAGATGTCATTTTGCACTGACCTGTAGGTTGTCAAACTTGAGTCCAGGCATGGCCAGCTGCTCTCTGTCTATCTGGACAGGACTGACCTGCTGTGTGGCCACCGATATCAGCACCCTCCTGGTGTCTTCTGAGGGAAGCCAGGCGTCACAGCGCTTATCCAGATCACTGGTGACCAGAGCGCTTCCGAAGGGGTCGTCGCCGCTCGGGAACACAGCCTGGAGCTTGTTCATGGGCTCTGCGGGAGCTACCTGAGGTTTGGTAGCGACGGGGGTGAAGTACGTGCCTGCCGCGGTGGGAGCAGATACGAGAGGAGACTCTGGCGGGGCGGCTGCTTTGGGCGACTCTGCGTTAGGGTTGCTGATTGATATGAAAGACGTGGACGTTGTGAAAGAATCGAAGAAGTCTGATGCGGGGTTGACCGCGCTGCTGTCCGTGAAGAACTTGCTGAGGCTGGGGCTCGGCTGGCACACCTGAGGGACCAGTTTGTTGGGGGTTTCGGTGTTGCCGATGGTAAAACTCGGAGATTTTACCAGCGTGGGCTGAAAGCCGTCGGGAATCAGGGCTTGTGCTTTGAGTTGCACACCCTGGCTGAAGATGGTGCACACCGGGACAGACTCGTCTTTAGGGGTCGTATCTGTATTTATCTCAAGCGCTGATTCCTGAGTTTTGGGAGCCGCTGGTTTTGGGTCGTCTGGTGCAACAGTTTCCCTTTTGTCATCCACCTGCACAATCTTCTCGTTCTCTTCTTTAAATAAAGCCTCAGATGCCTCCTCAGGTTCAGCAGCGCTGGCTGTGCTCACCCCTTCGATTCTTTCTTCTGCATCTCCGTCGGGTGTCTTTGGCTCCTCCTCTTCATTCTGCTCCAAGAGCGAGTCAATGGGAACCACGTCCTCTTCCTCGCTATTCGGGGAGTCTGAAATCATCACGCTCTCCATCATCTGGTCATTCAGCTTGTCCACCAGGCTCTCGGAGTGACTGCTGTCGTCCCGCGGCGAAACGAACGCTTCGGCGTCCAGGTCGATGCTCTCTTCTGTCAGGTCAGTCTGGGGCGGGACGCAGGCTTCTAGCGTCTCATCTGCTCCGTCTATATCCAGAGTAACAGGCCTCTGGGCTGGACCTTCACTGCTGTCCATGAGTCCAGCCTGGATGCTCCCTTCCAGTTCAGACAAAACAGAAATCAATGATTTAGGATAAACGACTAATAAATACACTTCACTTATAGAagcacccttgtgaaaaagaaggacactttagcatacttatcGCTCAAATGTGATGttgttataaaatgtatgtatttttttatataattatatttattcttcATCTGAAagcttcccattgatgtatggtttgttaggatcggacgatatttggccgagatacaactattcaaaaacatctggaatctgagggtgctcTCTTAAATCTttatcgcctttaaagttgtccaaattaagtttttagcaatgcatattactaatcaaaattaagtatttacagtaggacatttacaaaatatgttcatggaacatgatttttactattttgacccatgcaatgtattgttggctatttctacaaatatacttatgcctgcttttgtgctccaggctcaaaaatatacttaatgtaatgttttggacacttaattgcatgttagcTGCAATTACATGGAaaagtattatagtttaaatttatattcagaGTGCTTTTGAGAGCACAGAGTGCAATGACTTTTTCTATAGTTCACAAAATATTCAAGGAAACAATGGCTTATCGAAATACTACAATATAAATCAGAAGACTTAATAACAGAGGAATATTCTCTGACAGATGACGCTTTTCTGAAACAACAAACTCGGTAAGCTTTTCTTGTTTTCGCCCCTAAACAATAATATGATGATTAATATCACATGAGCCCCTGCAGTCATAATACAAGTAACGTTTATGatagaaatccaaacattttgAAGGAGGaattaatacagaaatatgattaaaaagcattttttcgGTAATACTGATCATATCCTGAATATCTGAGGAGCTGTTGCAACCGCGTACGTTAATGAATTTAGACTAAAACACAACAGCGTTGAATAGACATTTCAGAAAACGTCATATTCTTCTCAACACTTCGCATagagaatataaatattataacaaaaccGAAAAAAAACGAGAGTTTACCTTCCGTGAAATGAACGCTAGGATGACAGCAGTGTAAACACACGCATGCGCACTGACGTAGTAGGTGAAATAACCCTACGGTGTGCGGAAGGTGTCAAACATCTTCAGCTGGTATTCTCGAACGAAACTTACGTTCACAACACCTAAAGCTGTATATTACACGGAAGAGTGTTACGGTAGTTCCCACGCGCCGTTTGCTTACGTCTTATTTCGCTCTCGCGGACCTGCTATACCTGTTATTAGTATTTGAGAAACTGGAGACTGTTTTActctgaattaattgataaatgaatgagtgaatgaataaagATGGAGGATGATGCGCCTGTTATTTACGGCCTGGAGTTTCAGGTAACGTGTTTACCTTTTCAACAGtctcacataaataaataagctcTTTTACAGTAGACACTGTTGGgatatttacatgttaaatatcaGATGGATATTAAAAACTAGGATTTGTATTAAACGTAACAAAATGAGATATATTTTCCGTTTCAAACATCTGTCacaatgtataaaatatacatatgtgATAAGTGTAGATAACTATGGTTGgcatattcatatttcatttgccatgacaaaaataaaatacatttatttttacatttgccaaaaaaaaaaaaaaaaaaaggaaacgtaaaatattcatatttactaaaaaaataaaaaaggtcttaGGATGTATCGCATGGTTTTGCTacatttttgtacttattttattttagctatcctttttagcttttatttaagttaacacaaactataaaaagaataaaaaagatgCAATCCCGCAAACTGTCAATTCTTGCTAAGTATTGAAGTTTATTAACAAAAGCAATGTTTCGGTCCATCAGGCATAATTTGTTGATTACATAACTTTTGTTAATAAACTTCAAtatttagtgaaagtgaaagtgacgtgacattcagccaagtatggtgacccatactcagaattcgtgctctgcatttaacccatccgaagtgcacacacacagagcagtgaacacacacccggagcagtgggcagccattttttatgctgcggggcccggggagcagttgggggttcgatgccttgctcaagggcacctaagtcatggtattgaaggtggagagagaactgtacatgcactccccccacccacaattcctgccggcccgagactcgaactcacaacccttcgattgggagtccgactctctaaccattaggccatgactccCCTTTTGGGTGAATTGgtcataatttgttttttatattttttttttttagcttttatttcagctcattactatttagtttatcttggtgtactaaaataactaaagctaaacttgaaataaaaattaatatagacataaaagctaataaaaattgcatctttttatattttagcttttaacttaaatgaaaattgaaaatataaaaattgaaaaagattaataaaacctataattgcacctcagtgatactaaaatacaACTGGATCAGACCGTATTTATGTATGTTTAGCTGtgtctagtgagctgcctacctaacCAGTATTTTTGGCATTAGTTCATCTGCATACCCAGATGTCTTTTTAGGTCATTTAAATGATCAGTTCATCTAGACAGCGCTTTTGGGCATCTGTGGAGCTGTCTATAAACAGCAATTTCAGATATCAAGTGAGCTGCTTGCCTAGATTGTAATGCTTCCTACATAGCAAACATGTATCTAGTAAGCTGCTTACTTAGTcagcatttttgcatgaactactGTACCATTAGGACAGCAAACATACTAATGAGCCCACCTTGTAATACCTAAAAATGCAGTCTAAGTAGCAGCTCGCAGGCATCTGGTGTCATATTTTCTAGTATTTTGGCTGTGTATCATTAAAGCATTGTGCTGTCGTTCTCTCCGTGTGTTTCAGGCGCGTGCTCTGACAGCTCAGACAGCTGAGACAGATGCCATCAGGTTTCTAGTGGGCACACAGTCACTCAAATTTGATAACCAGGTGAGTGAATGGATGCATGGGATTTTTCTAGAATCCTTATATTTGCTATAATGATGTTATATTTTCTGGACTCTTTCTAACAGGTTTCtg is from Cyprinus carpio isolate SPL01 chromosome B17, ASM1834038v1, whole genome shotgun sequence and encodes:
- the trappc12 gene encoding trafficking protein particle complex subunit 12, with product MDSSEGPAQRPVTLDIDGADETLEACVPPQTDLTEESIDLDAEAFVSPRDDSSHSESLVDKLNDQMMESVMISDSPNSEEEDVVPIDSLLEQNEEEEPKTPDGDAEERIEGVSTASAAEPEEASEALFKEENEKIVQVDDKRETVAPDDPKPAAPKTQESALEINTDTTPKDESVPVCTIFSQGVQLKAQALIPDGFQPTLVKSPSFTIGNTETPNKLVPQVCQPSPSLSKFFTDSSAVNPASDFFDSFTTSTSFISISNPNAESPKAAAPPESPLVSAPTAAGTYFTPVATKPQVAPAEPMNKLQAVFPSGDDPFGSALVTSDLDKRCDAWLPSEDTRRVLISVATQQVSPVQIDREQLAMPGLKFDNLQGDVVKDLMQRFLGEQAAMKRQVLSANSVEQNSLGLKRLISTKNWRAAVDLTGRLLTAHGQGYGKSGQPTSHTTDSLQLWFVRLSLLVKLNLFQNAELELEPFGNLDHPNLYYEYYPTVYPGRRGSMVPFSMRVLHAELPQYLQKPQETLDRLHGIKSVCQKILSNLQEGLAEDGSMMNLTQDNRLASIQLWRSRLSRVMYSMANCLLMMKDFVLAVETYHSIIEYEPEQRVQLLSGMGRIFLQIGDIRTAERYFQDVEKACQSKGKTPDEDTSVLMNRAFVYLSQNNYADAHTCFSSVLKLDPKNPVANNNAAVCLLYLGRLKESLGQLESLVHKDPALYLHESVLFNLTTMYELESSRSTQKKQALLEAAACREGDSFNVQCLKLV